The following are encoded in a window of Acidicapsa ligni genomic DNA:
- the glgC gene encoding glucose-1-phosphate adenylyltransferase yields the protein MCTYMKDTLGVLLAGGAGERLFPLTRDRAKPAVPFGGHYRIIDITLSNCINSGLRKVFIMTQYKALSLNRHIREGWTGIVAQELGEFFEIMPPMQRTGANWYMGTADAVYQNIYSIGSEQPKYVIILSGDHIYKMDYSRMLEAHKDSGAEVTLATLPIAPDEVSRFGVVEVGQGGEILGFEEKPKSTTFRSPFNPNAVDASMGIYIFNTETLLKELIADAEDPHSKHDFGHNILPNLLGKKKMVAYNFVDENRQQALYWRDVGTLDAYYDANLDLCAVSPTFNLYDKHWPIRTRVRQYPPAKFVFGEPGRTGKAVNSVITAGVIISGAEVMNSVLSQDVRVNSYSEVDSSIIFSHVNIGRHCRIRRAIIDRDVQIPEGTIIGYDPVEDKRRYFVTPSGLTIVTRDRSLFENPVEPEFQERY from the coding sequence ATTTGCACATATATGAAAGACACACTTGGAGTCCTGTTAGCAGGTGGCGCTGGAGAACGTCTCTTTCCTCTCACGCGTGACCGCGCCAAGCCCGCTGTTCCATTCGGCGGCCATTACCGCATTATCGATATCACTCTTTCCAATTGCATCAACTCCGGCCTGCGCAAAGTCTTCATCATGACTCAGTACAAGGCGCTTTCTCTCAACCGGCACATTCGCGAAGGCTGGACAGGCATCGTTGCGCAGGAGCTTGGAGAGTTCTTCGAGATCATGCCGCCCATGCAGCGCACCGGCGCCAACTGGTATATGGGAACGGCCGACGCTGTTTATCAAAACATCTATTCCATCGGCTCTGAACAACCCAAATACGTCATCATTCTCTCCGGCGATCACATCTACAAAATGGACTACAGCCGCATGCTGGAAGCGCACAAGGACTCCGGTGCGGAAGTCACACTTGCCACGTTGCCTATCGCTCCAGATGAGGTTTCGCGCTTCGGCGTGGTGGAGGTTGGCCAGGGCGGAGAGATTCTCGGCTTTGAAGAGAAACCCAAATCCACTACCTTTCGATCGCCATTCAATCCCAATGCAGTGGATGCATCGATGGGTATTTATATCTTCAATACCGAGACGCTCCTCAAGGAACTGATCGCCGACGCGGAAGATCCTCACTCCAAGCACGACTTCGGCCACAACATTTTGCCGAACCTGCTGGGCAAAAAGAAGATGGTTGCCTATAACTTTGTCGACGAGAACCGTCAGCAGGCGCTCTATTGGCGCGACGTGGGCACACTCGACGCATACTACGACGCCAATCTGGATCTGTGCGCCGTTTCGCCGACCTTCAATCTGTACGACAAGCACTGGCCGATTCGGACCCGTGTGCGTCAGTATCCGCCTGCGAAGTTTGTCTTTGGGGAACCGGGCAGGACGGGCAAAGCGGTTAATTCGGTCATTACTGCCGGTGTCATCATTTCGGGCGCCGAAGTGATGAATTCCGTTCTTTCGCAGGATGTGCGCGTCAACTCTTACTCTGAGGTCGATTCGAGCATCATCTTCAGCCATGTCAATATTGGTCGCCATTGCCGCATCCGGCGAGCGATTATCGACCGCGATGTGCAGATTCCTGAAGGCACGATTATCGGTTACGACCCGGTGGAGGATAAACGCCGCTATTTCGTCACCCCATCTGGACTGACGATTGTCACTCGCGACCGTTCGCTCTTTGAAAATCCAGTCGAGCCGGAGTTTCAAGAGCGGTACTAA
- a CDS encoding RNA polymerase sigma factor, whose amino-acid sequence MNWFTSGIEYSPRMAAKTPFSLVGVSEARTSTPRKAAMDLAPGTAGGVSSKGGLGHEQSLEVRSLVEPDWSEVVRRCLSGDSPAWTELVRAHHRRVYALCYRFTGSGTEAEDLTQDVFLKIYSNLTSFDVARGSLQVWITTLTRNLLVDHFRRTRNLRITGSLDEGWEQSGDDRPMIAIDRLESKGPTQHDQATRRELEKMVQQALAQVSSELREAVILRDLQDMDYKEIAQVLGIPEGTVKSRISRGRAELARLLERNKKEVM is encoded by the coding sequence ATGAATTGGTTCACTTCCGGGATCGAATATAGTCCCAGGATGGCTGCGAAGACTCCTTTCAGTCTCGTGGGCGTATCCGAGGCGCGAACATCGACTCCGCGGAAGGCTGCCATGGACCTGGCGCCCGGGACGGCAGGCGGAGTCAGCAGCAAAGGTGGACTCGGACATGAGCAGTCTTTGGAGGTTCGTTCGCTAGTGGAACCCGACTGGTCTGAAGTTGTTCGCCGGTGCCTCTCCGGAGACTCGCCCGCCTGGACTGAGCTGGTTCGGGCTCATCATCGCCGCGTCTACGCTTTGTGCTATCGCTTTACCGGCTCTGGTACAGAGGCCGAAGACCTGACCCAGGATGTCTTTCTCAAGATCTACTCCAACCTGACGAGTTTTGATGTGGCTCGCGGCAGCCTCCAGGTATGGATTACTACCCTTACCCGCAACCTGTTAGTGGATCATTTCCGTCGCACGCGGAATCTACGAATTACCGGCTCTCTCGATGAGGGCTGGGAACAGAGCGGCGATGACCGGCCCATGATCGCAATCGATCGGCTGGAAAGCAAAGGGCCAACGCAACACGATCAGGCAACACGGCGGGAGCTTGAGAAAATGGTACAGCAGGCACTCGCACAAGTCTCCTCGGAGCTGCGTGAAGCGGTCATACTGCGTGACCTGCAAGATATGGATTATAAAGAGATTGCCCAGGTTCTGGGCATTCCTGAGGGGACTGTCAAGTCCCGCATCAGCCGTGGCCGCGCGGAACTTGCACGGTTGCTGGAACGTAATAAGAAGGAGGTGATGTAG
- a CDS encoding anti-sigma factor family protein: protein MAERENTRTHIPNSPACGQWETLLVDALDGLLRPEDEAVFSNHMATCSACTAMFEQVRRGREWLEFLAPEPEVPAYLLDRILIETGHGKMDAANLAVAGGEAVAGSNVIAIPPVWQRPGFTSSVRRFAEPRLLMTAAMAFFSIALTISLTGVRISSISMADIRPTSVRSMVEKRIMTASTPIVRYYDHLRFVYEVESRMRELRRANEIQQQSQPKSRTQPTGGEGESHKKDGGSLLDPKSSDPNQAPLQTVNPPSTLWSDEPLQARLELPARLQPQSNKMTGYHKPTEASGSSETSELAMPDRSSICIA, encoded by the coding sequence ATGGCAGAGCGAGAGAATACCCGCACCCATATTCCGAACTCTCCCGCCTGCGGTCAGTGGGAAACGCTGCTCGTCGATGCACTGGACGGGCTTCTGAGACCCGAGGACGAGGCTGTATTTTCCAACCACATGGCTACCTGTTCGGCTTGCACGGCAATGTTTGAACAGGTCCGCAGGGGCCGGGAATGGCTGGAATTTCTGGCTCCCGAGCCGGAGGTTCCGGCCTATCTGCTGGATCGCATCCTGATCGAAACCGGCCACGGAAAGATGGATGCCGCCAACCTGGCTGTCGCTGGCGGAGAAGCTGTAGCCGGCAGTAACGTCATCGCGATTCCGCCGGTCTGGCAGCGCCCGGGTTTTACATCCAGCGTGCGCCGTTTTGCCGAACCCCGGCTGCTCATGACTGCCGCTATGGCTTTTTTCTCCATCGCGCTTACGATAAGCCTGACCGGTGTGCGCATCAGTAGTATCAGCATGGCCGATATTCGCCCCACTTCCGTTCGCTCCATGGTGGAGAAGCGCATTATGACTGCGTCTACCCCCATCGTTCGCTATTATGACCACCTTCGTTTTGTGTATGAAGTAGAGTCCCGCATGCGCGAGCTGCGCCGCGCTAATGAAATCCAGCAGCAGAGTCAGCCCAAGAGCCGGACACAGCCCACCGGCGGGGAAGGCGAATCGCACAAGAAAGATGGCGGATCGCTCCTGGACCCAAAATCATCGGACCCTAACCAGGCTCCACTGCAGACGGTGAACCCGCCGTCCACGCTATGGAGCGACGAACCACTGCAGGCGCGTCTCGAACTGCCAGCGCGTCTGCAGCCCCAATCAAACAAAATGACGGGCTATCACAAACCAACCGAAGCATCTGGTTCCTCAGAGACAAGCGAGTTGGCAATGCCGGACCGGAGCAGCATATGCATTGCATAA
- a CDS encoding B-box zinc finger protein: MHCINHPGVDVQSYCQNCGKPLCASCVRATARGQILCESCFATAASAPGGDPNQTYWQAAAAAYGVPPPGSPNPAAAAMLGLIPGVGAMYNGQLFKGLIHVVIFAVLVSITDHYPIFGLFIAAWILYQSFEAFHTAKARRDGMPLPDPFGLNELGSWLNLGGHARNADVHSAGYTATPPPAPAPGVDPAASSAGQAAANPMDQTASAGPADLPPYNAPYTSSWSGSGYPPSQSAYTQPPYPEPPYTQPFGGSYAPGQYPPGGQYPPGYTPPIPPIPPVPPIWWRRREPVWAIVLIALGVLFLLQSLGFVDHVVHYAWPVLLIGAGVWMIIRRLGHTQGGSK, from the coding sequence ATGCATTGCATAAATCACCCTGGAGTCGATGTTCAATCCTATTGCCAGAACTGCGGCAAGCCACTCTGTGCAAGCTGTGTACGCGCCACAGCCCGCGGGCAAATCCTCTGCGAAAGCTGCTTCGCAACGGCTGCGTCTGCTCCCGGTGGCGATCCAAACCAGACTTACTGGCAGGCTGCTGCCGCTGCTTATGGAGTACCACCACCGGGGTCGCCGAATCCGGCTGCGGCTGCCATGCTGGGGCTTATCCCAGGCGTGGGCGCCATGTACAACGGACAGCTCTTCAAGGGACTGATCCATGTCGTAATCTTTGCCGTGCTGGTCTCGATCACGGATCACTATCCGATCTTTGGGTTGTTCATTGCTGCCTGGATTCTCTATCAATCCTTTGAGGCTTTTCATACTGCCAAGGCTCGCCGTGACGGTATGCCATTGCCGGACCCTTTTGGACTCAATGAGCTTGGAAGCTGGCTGAATCTGGGTGGCCATGCCCGCAATGCGGATGTACATTCTGCGGGATATACCGCTACGCCTCCGCCTGCGCCTGCGCCTGGAGTTGATCCGGCAGCATCGAGCGCGGGGCAGGCTGCGGCTAATCCGATGGATCAGACTGCGTCGGCTGGGCCAGCGGATTTGCCTCCATACAACGCGCCGTACACCAGCAGTTGGTCGGGCAGCGGATATCCGCCGTCGCAATCGGCCTACACGCAACCACCCTACCCGGAGCCGCCCTACACGCAACCGTTCGGGGGATCGTATGCCCCGGGTCAATATCCTCCCGGTGGTCAGTATCCGCCTGGCTATACTCCGCCTATTCCTCCGATTCCGCCTGTTCCACCGATCTGGTGGCGTCGCCGGGAGCCTGTGTGGGCAATCGTTCTGATCGCGCTGGGAGTGTTGTTTTTACTGCAGAGTCTCGGATTCGTTGACCACGTTGTTCACTACGCATGGCCGGTGCTGCTGATTGGTGCCGGAGTGTGGATGATTATTCGCCGGCTGGGCCACACTCAAGGAGGTTCCAAATGA
- a CDS encoding DUF4097 family beta strand repeat-containing protein produces MASMPPPPPGTPPPPPGRPPYGPPFGGDPRDYWRYQKETNRAAWRVQRDAWRAQRDVLRAQSRASRTPSVAGPIILIGVGIVALLMITGRLESNVFWDWFARYWPVLLIGVGLIALAEWAIDLRSDQPRSRRFGGYIWFVVLLVIVGTSTSGIHHIWGPLQSQFDDNDDSDSFNPFRQPQHDIDQQVLSTQIPANAQVEIQNPHGDVSIAAGDDPKIVVSAHQVAYANSDSDAKKIFDQQQAHVTVTGGAVLVKVDGSAKGRTNLTITVPRTASINVKSERGGVTIAGLTGNVDAALDHGDMEATGITGRVHAHLSRQGDFSAHDIKGDITLEGNGSNLTISDVRGKVTLQGEYSGDIHLERVDQEVVFHSSRTDLELGRLPGDMSMSLDALHVTQVAGPVRVVTHSKDIEMSQVYGDTHIEDKDARVEVDMAGSYPVDVKNNKGDIEVSLPADAAVTVDGRTHNGDIVADFPLVISGDDNKTIAGNIGKGGPQLTLSTQNGDLHLRKGSDAPPLPPVVGVTGAPAAPRAPNAPRAPSQPGVPHLKTPKGQTEQPVSQ; encoded by the coding sequence ATGGCCAGCATGCCTCCACCGCCCCCCGGCACTCCTCCACCACCTCCGGGCCGTCCTCCTTATGGACCGCCGTTTGGCGGCGACCCACGCGACTACTGGCGTTATCAGAAGGAAACGAATCGTGCAGCCTGGCGTGTTCAGCGGGATGCATGGCGCGCACAGCGAGATGTTCTACGCGCCCAGAGCAGGGCTAGCCGAACTCCGTCTGTCGCTGGCCCTATCATTCTCATCGGCGTAGGCATTGTGGCTTTGCTGATGATTACCGGGCGTCTCGAATCGAATGTCTTCTGGGATTGGTTCGCACGGTACTGGCCTGTCCTGCTCATCGGCGTCGGCTTAATTGCGCTTGCCGAATGGGCTATCGATCTGCGTAGCGATCAGCCGCGTTCCCGCCGTTTTGGCGGCTATATCTGGTTTGTGGTGCTGCTGGTTATCGTCGGCACGAGCACCTCTGGAATTCATCATATCTGGGGGCCGTTGCAGTCTCAGTTTGACGACAATGACGACAGCGACAGCTTTAACCCGTTTCGTCAGCCGCAGCACGATATCGACCAGCAGGTTTTGAGCACGCAGATTCCGGCTAATGCTCAGGTTGAGATTCAGAACCCTCACGGCGATGTCAGCATAGCCGCAGGCGATGATCCAAAGATCGTAGTGAGCGCTCACCAGGTGGCCTACGCCAACTCGGACAGCGACGCGAAGAAGATCTTCGACCAGCAGCAGGCCCACGTCACCGTAACTGGAGGCGCGGTTCTGGTAAAAGTGGATGGCAGCGCCAAGGGACGCACCAACCTCACGATCACTGTCCCTCGCACGGCCAGCATCAACGTGAAATCCGAACGCGGCGGCGTCACCATTGCCGGGCTTACCGGCAACGTGGATGCAGCGCTGGATCACGGCGATATGGAGGCGACTGGAATCACCGGCCGCGTTCATGCGCATCTTTCCCGTCAGGGCGATTTCTCAGCTCATGACATCAAGGGAGACATTACGCTTGAGGGCAACGGCTCCAACCTCACCATCTCCGATGTGCGGGGCAAGGTCACTTTGCAGGGCGAGTACAGCGGCGATATTCATCTCGAACGAGTGGACCAGGAAGTCGTCTTCCATTCTTCTCGAACGGATCTTGAACTCGGACGTCTCCCTGGAGATATGTCCATGTCGCTCGACGCGCTTCACGTTACGCAGGTTGCAGGGCCGGTCCGCGTCGTTACCCACTCCAAGGATATCGAGATGAGCCAGGTCTACGGCGATACGCACATCGAAGACAAGGATGCGCGCGTCGAGGTCGATATGGCTGGTTCCTATCCAGTGGATGTGAAAAACAACAAGGGCGATATCGAAGTCTCCTTACCTGCGGATGCCGCGGTGACTGTCGATGGTCGTACCCACAACGGAGACATCGTTGCGGATTTCCCCCTGGTCATCAGCGGCGACGACAACAAAACGATTGCAGGCAATATAGGCAAAGGCGGCCCGCAACTGACCTTGTCCACGCAGAACGGAGACCTCCATCTGCGGAAAGGCTCAGATGCCCCACCGCTGCCGCCTGTTGTCGGAGTAACCGGAGCACCTGCGGCTCCCAGGGCTCCCAATGCTCCAAGGGCACCCTCGCAACCGGGAGTGCCTCATCTCAAAACGCCCAAGGGACAAACCGAACAGCCTGTATCGCAGTAG
- the cmk gene encoding (d)CMP kinase has translation MIAEQMNPAPEDNPATTTTRRPIIAIDGPAGAGKSTIARHIAQYFGLLNLETGAMYRAFALKALGENISLEDLPSLAALSTKTTIHLEPGEEGNRVFLDGVDVTGKLRDPAVTDGASRVSVHPQIRAWMVRLQQELGASGGVVMEGRDIGTVVFPHADVKIFLDAAPEVRGLRRYDQMGQTGTEVTVAAAEVVQEMHARDERDRNRIDSPLKPAEDAVLLDSTHLTLDEVVARAEEIVTEKIHLQARA, from the coding sequence GTGATTGCTGAGCAAATGAACCCCGCTCCTGAAGACAACCCAGCCACCACCACAACCCGCCGGCCCATCATCGCAATCGATGGGCCGGCGGGCGCGGGTAAAAGCACAATTGCCCGCCACATTGCCCAATATTTTGGCCTCCTGAATCTGGAAACAGGTGCGATGTACCGTGCCTTCGCGCTTAAAGCCCTTGGCGAAAACATCTCCCTTGAAGATCTGCCGAGTCTCGCGGCGCTATCGACAAAAACCACGATTCATCTGGAACCCGGAGAAGAAGGCAACCGCGTTTTTCTGGATGGAGTGGATGTCACCGGTAAACTACGCGATCCGGCAGTAACGGATGGTGCTTCGCGCGTCAGTGTGCATCCTCAGATTCGCGCCTGGATGGTGCGACTGCAACAGGAGCTTGGCGCATCTGGCGGCGTAGTAATGGAAGGGCGCGACATCGGAACAGTCGTCTTTCCCCATGCCGATGTGAAGATCTTTCTGGACGCGGCACCCGAGGTTCGCGGCCTGCGCCGCTATGACCAGATGGGGCAGACGGGCACTGAAGTTACAGTAGCTGCTGCCGAAGTAGTACAGGAGATGCACGCACGCGACGAACGTGACCGCAACCGTATCGATTCTCCGCTGAAGCCTGCGGAAGACGCGGTACTGCTGGATTCAACGCACCTGACACTGGACGAAGTCGTAGCCAGGGCGGAAGAAATCGTTACCGAAAAAATTCACTTGCAGGCCAGGGCTTGA
- the mutL gene encoding DNA mismatch repair endonuclease MutL, producing the protein MGRIRILPDHVANQIAAGEVVDRPASVVKELLENSLDAGATRIRVEVEAGGRKLIRITDDGHGMNRDDALLAFERHGTSKLRTADDLLSIATLGFRGEALPSIASVARVLLETATVEDPAGTRLEIAGGKILRVEDAAVPVGTSICIQDLFFNTPARRKFLRAESTELSHVTALVTHYALVHPEKHFELFSATHTLLMAPPVARPAERIYQIFGAETLGQLLPVAAESALERAGLPEPPPWKRNPDEPKRDPGFLRISGFYSKPELQKLNRNSIYIFINKRLIRDRLLLHAISEAYRNIIPPTSFPVVLLFLEMPPEEVDVNVHPAKTEVRFRQQNLIHDFVRDSLRAALVKSRPTAGFLAALDNTVLASPTLMPPPISHLPGQPDDALAQPSELDSEGIYPADSAFQLVPPAPSPGMGNLPFLPHESPGRFDPQQQNWQAAAAALFSPMAEALIPAQGEDNVTQSQTQMSDTSQLTTSVEVHREQSNLNSLSTLRPLGQLRDSFILAVNDEGLWIIDQHVAHERVLFEKILASRDVESVQRQRLLMPLLVDLQPWQMAVFANIADELDRNGFEAEPFGPRTLAVKAAPVGLEGRELERMLTEVIEQAGGEAEVTGRQEDMSTLRRRIAASIACHSAIKVNTPLESQKMDWLLKELSKTEHPTSCPHGRPIALRYSWKEIQRAFQRI; encoded by the coding sequence ATGGGCCGCATTCGAATTCTCCCCGACCACGTGGCCAACCAGATCGCCGCAGGCGAAGTGGTCGACCGTCCAGCCTCCGTAGTCAAAGAACTGTTGGAAAACTCCCTCGACGCCGGAGCCACACGCATCCGCGTCGAAGTAGAAGCTGGTGGCCGCAAACTGATCCGCATCACCGATGACGGCCACGGTATGAACCGCGATGACGCCCTGCTTGCCTTCGAACGCCACGGCACCTCCAAGCTCCGAACTGCAGACGATCTCCTTTCGATTGCCACTCTTGGTTTCCGCGGCGAGGCTCTTCCATCCATCGCTTCCGTCGCCCGGGTCCTGCTCGAAACCGCCACAGTCGAAGACCCCGCCGGCACCCGCCTGGAGATCGCCGGAGGCAAAATCCTCCGTGTCGAAGACGCAGCCGTTCCGGTCGGCACCAGCATCTGCATTCAGGATCTCTTCTTCAACACCCCAGCCCGACGCAAATTTCTTCGCGCTGAATCTACGGAGCTTAGTCACGTAACAGCTCTCGTAACCCACTACGCGCTTGTCCATCCGGAGAAGCATTTCGAGCTTTTTTCCGCCACCCATACGCTCCTGATGGCCCCGCCCGTAGCCCGCCCCGCCGAGCGGATTTACCAGATCTTCGGCGCAGAAACGCTCGGCCAATTACTGCCCGTAGCCGCAGAATCCGCGCTGGAGCGAGCCGGATTACCCGAGCCGCCGCCCTGGAAACGTAACCCTGACGAACCCAAACGCGACCCCGGCTTTCTACGCATCAGCGGCTTTTACTCCAAACCAGAGCTGCAAAAGCTCAATCGCAACTCAATCTATATCTTTATAAATAAAAGGCTTATTCGCGATCGCCTGTTGCTGCACGCCATCAGCGAAGCCTATCGCAACATCATTCCGCCAACCTCTTTTCCAGTTGTTCTGCTCTTTCTGGAAATGCCTCCCGAGGAAGTTGACGTCAACGTACATCCGGCGAAAACGGAGGTCCGCTTTCGCCAGCAAAACCTGATCCACGACTTCGTTCGCGACAGCCTGCGAGCTGCTCTCGTGAAATCACGTCCAACCGCAGGCTTTTTAGCCGCTCTGGACAACACTGTGCTTGCCTCACCAACCCTGATGCCGCCGCCCATATCGCACCTGCCGGGTCAGCCAGACGATGCCCTCGCGCAGCCCTCCGAGCTTGATTCTGAAGGTATTTACCCCGCGGATTCGGCCTTCCAGCTCGTCCCGCCAGCTCCCTCGCCGGGCATGGGAAACCTGCCGTTTCTACCCCATGAAAGTCCCGGGCGCTTCGACCCGCAGCAACAGAACTGGCAGGCCGCAGCCGCCGCTCTATTCAGCCCAATGGCAGAAGCGCTGATCCCTGCCCAGGGCGAGGACAATGTCACCCAATCTCAGACCCAAATGTCTGATACATCGCAACTTACCACCAGCGTCGAAGTACACCGCGAGCAGTCGAACCTGAACAGCCTGTCCACGCTTCGCCCCCTCGGGCAGCTTCGCGATTCCTTCATCCTGGCCGTAAACGACGAGGGATTATGGATTATCGACCAGCACGTGGCTCACGAACGCGTCCTTTTCGAAAAAATCCTCGCCAGCCGGGACGTTGAATCTGTGCAGCGCCAACGGCTTCTGATGCCGTTGCTGGTGGATCTGCAACCCTGGCAAATGGCCGTCTTTGCCAACATCGCCGACGAACTGGATCGAAATGGCTTTGAAGCCGAACCATTTGGACCACGCACCCTGGCCGTAAAAGCAGCCCCGGTCGGTCTGGAAGGCCGCGAATTGGAGCGGATGCTCACCGAAGTAATCGAGCAGGCCGGTGGCGAAGCCGAGGTTACCGGGCGCCAGGAGGACATGTCCACTTTGCGCCGACGCATCGCCGCTTCGATCGCCTGCCACTCCGCAATCAAGGTAAATACCCCCCTGGAATCCCAAAAAATGGATTGGTTGCTAAAAGAATTATCAAAAACTGAACATCCGACCAGTTGTCCGCATGGACGTCCAATCGCTTTGAGGTATTCTTGGAAAGAGATCCAGCGGGCCTTTCAGAGAATCTAA
- a CDS encoding alpha/beta fold hydrolase translates to MKILIATLASSIFAFSPIAKAAQKPTIVLVHGAFEDSQVWGHVTPKLEADGYKVVVVDLPGRPSNPMAPDKVSLDLYRDTVVKVLGTTKGPAVVVGHSFGGIVISAAAERVPKKVKTLVYLAAYLPQDGDSLVSMAQKDADAKIGPHLQIQKEKGIASIEYSSRADLFANGGPEALRQAIPDLILDEPLAPLATPVKVTAANFGKVDKVYIHTALDQVISPSFQAQMVATTPVRTEYTLQTGHTPFLTDPNGLADAIERAAQ, encoded by the coding sequence ATGAAAATACTTATCGCCACTCTTGCTTCATCAATATTCGCCTTTAGCCCGATTGCCAAGGCTGCACAAAAGCCGACCATCGTGCTCGTTCATGGTGCTTTCGAGGATTCGCAGGTTTGGGGTCACGTGACCCCAAAGCTTGAAGCGGATGGCTATAAAGTCGTGGTTGTTGATCTGCCCGGACGCCCGAGTAATCCGATGGCTCCTGACAAGGTCAGCCTCGATCTATACCGGGACACTGTCGTCAAGGTACTGGGCACCACAAAAGGCCCAGCGGTTGTTGTAGGCCATAGCTTCGGCGGCATTGTTATCTCTGCCGCTGCTGAACGAGTACCGAAGAAGGTTAAGACACTTGTCTATCTGGCCGCCTACCTGCCGCAAGACGGAGATTCACTCGTTTCCATGGCGCAGAAAGATGCCGATGCCAAGATCGGTCCGCATCTGCAAATTCAAAAGGAAAAAGGGATCGCCTCGATTGAATATTCCTCACGCGCTGACCTCTTTGCGAACGGCGGTCCCGAGGCGCTGCGGCAGGCGATTCCAGACCTGATTCTCGATGAACCGCTGGCACCGCTCGCGACTCCAGTGAAGGTCACCGCCGCGAACTTTGGCAAAGTGGACAAGGTCTATATCCACACAGCTCTTGATCAGGTAATTAGCCCCTCGTTCCAGGCGCAGATGGTGGCCACCACTCCGGTACGTACGGAGTACACCCTTCAGACGGGGCACACACCCTTCCTCACCGATCCCAATGGCTTGGCCGATGCTATCGAGCGAGCCGCCCAGTAA
- a CDS encoding AraC family transcriptional regulator, protein MTISSRITQDFGMSAARNDLLSEVLTLIRLRGELVYTAFLGEPWGLQFQPGAAHFHFVKAGTAWVTPTGGKPTRVSEGDLVLLPLGKGHVLTDVLGSPVEKIEAIAAEHFDREKLILRHGGDSNTTQIIGGFFSFEGSPLPVVMSALPPIIHIPCGDAGTPAWLEAVSHFLVSEAQQADPGSSLMISRLIDLIVIRTLRSWAATETNRVGWLGGLSEEGIGRVLNAMHADPFCHWTVRAFAKIAGMSRSIFAERFTRAVGEPPLRYLSQWRLTLAADLLRSSRLKVTEVAYKTGYTSDAAFSRAFKAHFGYAPSEAKKRQAAL, encoded by the coding sequence ATGACTATATCCTCTCGAATAACACAAGACTTCGGCATGTCAGCAGCACGAAACGACTTGCTCTCAGAGGTGCTGACCCTGATCCGCCTACGCGGGGAATTGGTGTACACCGCATTCCTCGGTGAGCCGTGGGGGCTCCAATTCCAACCCGGGGCAGCCCACTTTCACTTCGTCAAGGCAGGAACTGCGTGGGTGACTCCAACCGGTGGAAAGCCGACACGAGTTTCTGAAGGGGATTTAGTTCTATTGCCTCTGGGAAAAGGCCATGTTCTTACAGACGTCCTGGGCTCTCCTGTTGAAAAGATTGAAGCCATCGCTGCGGAACATTTTGACCGCGAGAAACTTATATTAAGGCACGGCGGGGATAGCAACACAACTCAAATAATCGGTGGCTTTTTCAGTTTTGAAGGCAGTCCTCTGCCAGTAGTGATGTCGGCCCTCCCGCCCATTATCCATATCCCTTGCGGTGACGCCGGTACTCCCGCTTGGCTCGAAGCGGTATCGCATTTCCTTGTTTCAGAGGCACAACAGGCTGATCCGGGTTCCTCCCTAATGATCTCTCGTTTGATTGACCTGATAGTGATACGAACATTGCGCAGTTGGGCGGCAACCGAAACAAATCGTGTGGGGTGGCTCGGAGGCTTGAGTGAAGAGGGTATTGGACGTGTGTTGAACGCCATGCACGCTGATCCCTTTTGTCACTGGACAGTTCGAGCATTCGCCAAGATCGCAGGAATGTCACGCTCTATCTTTGCCGAACGTTTCACAAGGGCTGTCGGAGAGCCGCCACTTCGATACCTGTCTCAATGGCGGCTCACTCTGGCAGCCGACCTGCTCCGCAGCAGTCGTTTAAAAGTGACGGAAGTGGCATACAAGACCGGCTATACTTCGGATGCGGCTTTCAGCCGAGCATTTAAGGCGCACTTCGGATATGCCCCGAGCGAAGCAAAAAAACGGCAGGCGGCGCTATGA
- a CDS encoding VOC family protein, whose translation MASITGFGGIFLRTDDPKTLYQWYEQHLGLVKSEAGSFSFPAPTQHPEVVFSFFKQDNAYFPPAQKAMINLQVDDLDGVLDRLIEEGVTVDPKRESYDFGKFGWLTDPAGNRIELWQPITAE comes from the coding sequence ATGGCTTCAATCACTGGCTTTGGCGGAATATTCTTGCGAACGGATGATCCAAAAACGCTGTATCAATGGTACGAACAGCATCTCGGCCTGGTAAAGTCCGAAGCTGGCTCCTTCTCGTTCCCTGCTCCGACCCAACACCCCGAAGTTGTGTTCTCCTTCTTCAAACAGGACAACGCCTACTTCCCCCCGGCCCAGAAAGCAATGATCAATCTCCAGGTGGACGACCTCGATGGAGTACTGGACCGTTTGATAGAAGAAGGTGTCACAGTCGACCCGAAACGCGAAAGCTACGATTTCGGAAAGTTCGGCTGGCTCACCGACCCGGCAGGAAATCGCATCGAGCTCTGGCAGCCAATCACAGCGGAATAA